One stretch of Nitrospirota bacterium DNA includes these proteins:
- the ubiA gene encoding 4-hydroxybenzoate octaprenyltransferase: MWLTRHKFNVYLRLIRFDRPVGTVLVLMPTLWSLWIASDGKPSIKLLAIFTIGSFLMRSAGCVINDIADRKIDPQVQRTKARPIASGEVTVKEGVILFAILSVLAFLLVMMLNPFTILLSVIGIFLAIVYPFTKRIISTPQLVLGISFGWGVIMAWVAVKDKIEFTPLLIFTANIFWSLAYDTIYALMDREDDMRIGVKSTAILFGQYVWLAFGLSCISFLLFLLWTGILAHLHTLYFISLLITGIFISVQVYQLKRNTAPEIAFKLFKNHGLFGTFIFIGIALDYLFR; the protein is encoded by the coding sequence ATCTGGCTCACACGTCACAAGTTTAACGTGTATCTGAGGCTCATTCGGTTCGATCGGCCGGTAGGCACCGTTCTCGTATTAATGCCAACGCTTTGGTCGCTCTGGATTGCAAGTGACGGAAAGCCTTCCATCAAATTGCTTGCCATCTTTACCATAGGCTCTTTTCTCATGCGAAGCGCAGGTTGTGTGATCAATGATATTGCGGACCGGAAAATTGATCCCCAGGTTCAGAGAACGAAGGCCAGACCCATCGCAAGCGGCGAGGTTACTGTAAAAGAAGGCGTCATCCTGTTTGCCATCCTCTCCGTTCTCGCTTTTCTTCTGGTCATGATGCTCAACCCATTTACGATTCTATTAAGTGTGATCGGAATTTTCCTTGCCATCGTTTACCCCTTTACCAAGAGAATTATTTCAACTCCCCAACTGGTACTCGGAATCAGTTTTGGTTGGGGCGTCATCATGGCGTGGGTGGCGGTTAAGGACAAGATCGAATTCACTCCCCTATTGATCTTTACCGCAAACATTTTTTGGTCTCTTGCCTATGACACGATATACGCTTTAATGGACAGGGAAGATGATATGAGGATCGGTGTGAAATCAACGGCTATCTTGTTTGGCCAATATGTTTGGCTTGCGTTCGGACTTTCTTGTATTTCTTTCCTCTTATTTCTCTTGTGGACGGGCATTCTTGCTCACTTGCACACGCTGTATTTTATCAGTCTGTTGATCACGGGAATCTTTATTTCTGTTCAGGTCTACCAACTAAAAAGAAATACAGCTCCCGAAATTGCGTTTAAACTCTTTAAAAACCATGGACTCTTCGGAACTTTTATATTTATTGGAATTGCACTCGATTATTTATTTCGATAA
- a CDS encoding DUF98 domain-containing protein — protein sequence MKAPIQFVDQSVIDMPYLVLYSIKMEQIVQFPHSEKWESIASFADGSKHLPISSFHRIFLTGGGTLTSTLQALLTAPVHIDVIRQGLYEADPQLVRFLDLKDPEKGLQREIWILSQEGEKLVYACSFLPLQSLNPSVHEALLSQIFSIGELIEKMKIPSVKDKLGFGTIQSRDLSREFKVSVDTTLWYRHYRLSSPQQFLASIYEVFSPRLLNL from the coding sequence ATGAAAGCCCCGATTCAATTCGTCGACCAATCAGTCATTGACATGCCATATCTCGTTTTGTATTCTATCAAAATGGAACAAATTGTTCAATTCCCCCATTCTGAAAAATGGGAGAGTATCGCTTCTTTCGCAGACGGTTCAAAACATTTACCGATTAGCTCATTTCACCGAATTTTTCTGACGGGAGGCGGAACCCTCACCTCCACACTTCAAGCACTTTTGACCGCTCCAGTCCACATTGACGTGATCCGACAGGGACTCTATGAAGCCGACCCTCAACTCGTTCGGTTTCTTGACCTTAAAGATCCTGAAAAGGGATTGCAAAGGGAGATCTGGATTCTCAGTCAGGAAGGGGAAAAGCTGGTCTATGCATGCTCTTTCCTCCCTCTACAAAGCCTGAATCCTTCTGTGCATGAAGCGTTACTATCGCAAATATTTTCCATCGGCGAATTAATTGAAAAAATGAAAATCCCTTCCGTCAAAGATAAACTTGGATTCGGCACGATCCAATCCAGAGACCTATCGCGAGAATTCAAAGTGTCCGTGGATACGACACTATGGTATCGTCATTACAGACTTTCTTCTCCACAACAATTCCTCGCTTCGATTTACGAGGTGTTTTCACCTCGCCTCCTAAACCTGTAG
- a CDS encoding integration host factor subunit alpha, giving the protein MRKADITTELFEKIGVSKKEGAEILEIILSTVKDVLKKGEVVKIAGFGNFVVRQKKERKGRNPKTGQEIGITPRKVVTFRPSQVFKKYVNDPANITKNEESDTILKGEQDNNITL; this is encoded by the coding sequence ATGAGAAAAGCGGACATTACGACAGAACTATTTGAAAAGATAGGCGTCTCTAAAAAGGAGGGTGCCGAAATTCTTGAAATCATACTTTCGACCGTCAAGGATGTCCTGAAAAAAGGTGAAGTTGTTAAAATAGCCGGATTTGGAAATTTTGTCGTGAGGCAAAAAAAGGAAAGAAAAGGACGAAATCCGAAGACGGGACAAGAGATTGGCATTACGCCACGAAAAGTCGTTACTTTTAGACCGAGTCAGGTTTTCAAAAAATATGTTAACGACCCCGCCAATATCACCAAGAATGAAGAATCCGATACGATCTTAAAAGGGGAGCAGGATAATAATATCACTTTGTAA
- a CDS encoding MerR family transcriptional regulator, giving the protein MTGHAKMFYKIGEVSKLTGLESYVLRFWENEFTLLHPRKNDGGQRVYLQKDIELILKIKKMLYEEGYTIAGAKKVLKQFPGQITSDLPLGRIQKELRGILELLH; this is encoded by the coding sequence ATGACGGGCCATGCCAAAATGTTTTATAAAATTGGTGAGGTAAGCAAATTAACCGGACTCGAATCGTATGTGCTTCGATTTTGGGAAAATGAATTTACTCTCCTCCATCCAAGAAAGAATGATGGAGGTCAAAGAGTCTATCTTCAGAAGGATATTGAGTTGATTTTGAAAATAAAGAAAATGCTCTATGAAGAAGGGTATACCATAGCGGGAGCAAAGAAGGTCCTAAAGCAGTTTCCCGGTCAAATCACTTCTGATTTGCCTTTAGGCCGCATTCAGAAGGAACTTAGAGGTATTCTTGAACTCTTACATTAG
- the surE gene encoding 5'/3'-nucleotidase SurE, with the protein MDILVSNDDGIHSPGIHMLATALQELGNVYVVSPDRERNAVGHALTLHKPLRVEEIKKNYFSVNGTPTDCVNWGVLHLLKTPPALLVSGINKGANLGDDVTYSGTVSAAFEGTLLKIPSMAISQMGPPPYEFKTAAHFAVKIAKMVLSQGLPPDILLNVNVPNLPIEKMGKIKCVGLGRRVFEDNAIIEKEDPRGRKYFWIGGTQILWEKKRGTDNEAISNHQISVTPLHLDLTHYEFLKKMESWETRLNSE; encoded by the coding sequence ATGGATATACTAGTCTCAAACGACGACGGGATTCACTCGCCGGGAATTCACATGCTTGCCACGGCACTGCAGGAACTGGGAAATGTCTATGTCGTTTCGCCTGATCGGGAACGAAACGCTGTAGGCCACGCTCTCACACTTCATAAGCCGCTCAGAGTCGAAGAGATAAAAAAAAATTATTTCAGCGTTAACGGAACTCCTACCGATTGTGTCAACTGGGGTGTTCTCCATCTTTTGAAGACTCCTCCGGCCCTCCTTGTTTCAGGCATCAATAAAGGGGCAAATCTGGGGGACGATGTCACCTATTCCGGTACCGTTTCCGCCGCATTTGAAGGGACGCTTCTCAAAATTCCCTCTATGGCGATTTCCCAAATGGGTCCTCCTCCCTATGAATTCAAGACAGCCGCCCATTTTGCAGTTAAAATTGCGAAAATGGTCCTGTCTCAGGGCCTTCCTCCCGATATTTTATTGAATGTCAATGTTCCCAATCTTCCGATCGAAAAGATGGGTAAGATAAAATGTGTTGGCCTGGGAAGAAGAGTTTTCGAAGATAATGCCATTATCGAAAAGGAAGATCCACGGGGACGTAAATATTTCTGGATTGGCGGAACTCAAATTCTCTGGGAAAAGAAGCGGGGCACGGATAACGAAGCAATTTCAAATCATCAAATCTCCGTGACGCCTCTCCACCTAGATCTGACCCACTATGAATTCTTAAAGAAAATGGAAAGCTGGGAAACACGCCTGAATTCAGAATGA
- a CDS encoding DedA family protein — MINSYGYAGILLAMVIESACIPLPSEIIMTFAGFLVSEGTFSLAGVTLAGAAGNLIGSWIAYFLGRFGGRGFLERYGKYFFISEAELKKADRWFLKYGEATVFVTRMLPLVRTFISLPAGISKMNFFRFSIYSFVGSIPWCLGLAYVGKVLGNHWRQLGPYFHQFDFIVVIGLVLFIFWFKKMYNMKDTNELHD; from the coding sequence ATGATTAACAGTTATGGCTATGCGGGAATTCTCCTGGCGATGGTTATTGAAAGCGCCTGCATTCCTCTCCCCAGCGAAATCATCATGACCTTTGCCGGATTTTTGGTCTCGGAAGGGACTTTTTCGCTGGCCGGCGTCACGTTGGCAGGTGCGGCTGGAAATCTGATCGGCTCGTGGATTGCCTATTTTCTGGGCCGTTTTGGGGGAAGAGGGTTTTTGGAACGATATGGAAAATACTTTTTCATTTCCGAAGCAGAATTGAAGAAGGCCGACAGATGGTTTTTAAAGTATGGAGAAGCGACCGTTTTTGTCACACGGATGCTTCCCCTGGTTAGAACTTTTATCTCTCTTCCTGCCGGCATTTCCAAAATGAATTTCTTCAGATTTTCGATTTACTCTTTTGTGGGGTCGATCCCCTGGTGCCTCGGTCTTGCCTATGTCGGTAAAGTGTTGGGAAACCATTGGAGACAATTGGGTCCCTACTTTCATCAATTTGATTTTATCGTCGTGATCGGCCTGGTTCTCTTTATTTTCTGGTTTAAGAAAATGTATAACATGAAAGATACCAATGAACTCCACGATTAG
- a CDS encoding cysteine--tRNA ligase gives MNSTIRLFNSFSRQKEIFNPIVSGRVRMYVCGVTVYDHSHMGHARSAVVFDMIRRYFKFREYTVEFVKNFTDIDDKIIKRSQEEKIPWVELTQKYITEYHLDMKRLNVETPTEEPRATEYIQEMIGLIQRLIEKGFAYLSEGDVYYRVVSFKPYGRLSKRDLSLESAGTRVEISELKENPLDFVLWKSSKPGEPWWDSPWGKGRPGWHIECSAMAMKLLGETIDIHGGGEDLLFPHHENEVAQSEGSTGKKFVNYWIHNGFVTVNQEKMSKSLGNFFTIKEVFDSYLQKQYDPEVIGEFIRYFLLSTHYRQPVQFSDQAIEEAKNALDRFYDLLKRCKEPSDKESSEKVNLDKIISMAREQFIESMNDDFNTPEALATLHTFRNEINKLYKSSIANDDSGYIFRYFNELGTVLGLFSVSPKNWQFGLRPIPVPVVSQDLPISANKGSNDQVLYQSGMQPVFFPFSDQEIERLIKERLDAKNKKDFKTADKIRDDLKNKGISLEDTPNGKTTWKR, from the coding sequence ATGAACTCCACGATTAGACTTTTTAATTCTTTCAGCCGTCAAAAAGAAATCTTCAATCCCATCGTATCGGGTCGGGTGCGGATGTACGTCTGTGGCGTGACGGTCTACGATCATTCTCACATGGGTCATGCGCGAAGCGCCGTGGTGTTTGATATGATCAGACGATATTTTAAATTCAGAGAGTATACCGTTGAATTCGTCAAGAATTTTACGGATATTGACGACAAGATTATCAAGCGGTCTCAGGAAGAGAAGATTCCCTGGGTAGAGCTGACCCAAAAATACATTACCGAATACCATCTTGATATGAAGCGCTTAAACGTTGAGACTCCTACCGAGGAACCGAGAGCCACGGAATATATTCAGGAGATGATTGGATTGATTCAACGCCTGATTGAAAAGGGATTTGCCTATCTTTCGGAGGGAGACGTCTATTACCGGGTGGTTTCATTTAAGCCGTACGGACGACTTTCAAAAAGAGATCTTTCACTGGAATCGGCCGGCACGCGCGTTGAAATCAGCGAATTAAAGGAAAATCCCCTTGATTTTGTCCTTTGGAAATCTTCCAAACCTGGTGAACCCTGGTGGGACTCCCCCTGGGGAAAGGGGAGGCCGGGATGGCATATTGAGTGTTCGGCGATGGCGATGAAACTTTTGGGCGAAACGATCGATATTCATGGAGGGGGTGAAGACCTGCTTTTTCCGCATCATGAAAATGAGGTCGCCCAGAGTGAAGGCTCAACCGGCAAGAAATTCGTGAATTACTGGATTCATAACGGATTTGTAACGGTGAACCAGGAAAAAATGTCGAAATCTCTGGGGAATTTTTTCACGATTAAAGAGGTTTTTGATTCTTATCTTCAGAAGCAATATGATCCTGAGGTAATCGGAGAATTCATCCGATATTTTCTTTTATCGACGCACTATCGCCAGCCTGTCCAGTTTTCTGATCAAGCAATTGAAGAAGCAAAAAACGCTCTTGATCGATTTTATGACTTATTGAAAAGGTGTAAAGAACCTTCGGATAAGGAGAGTAGTGAGAAAGTTAATCTTGATAAAATCATTTCTATGGCGCGAGAACAATTTATAGAATCCATGAATGATGATTTTAATACTCCTGAGGCTTTAGCAACGTTACATACCTTTCGAAATGAAATTAATAAGCTATACAAATCGTCAATCGCCAATGACGATTCCGGTTATATCTTCAGATATTTTAATGAATTAGGAACGGTTCTTGGTTTGTTTTCCGTTTCTCCAAAGAACTGGCAGTTTGGTCTCAGACCCATTCCAGTTCCAGTCGTTTCACAAGATTTGCCGATCTCTGCAAATAAAGGTTCAAATGATCAAGTCCTTTATCAATCTGGAATGCAGCCTGTTTTTTTCCCTTTTAGTGATCAGGAAATTGAAAGATTGATCAAGGAAAGGTTAGATGCAAAAAATAAAAAAGATTTTAAAACTGCGGACAAAATTCGTGATGATCTAAAAAATAAAGGAATATCTCTTGAAGATACTCCAAATGGAAAAACGACTTGGAAAAGATAA
- the rlmB gene encoding 23S rRNA (guanosine(2251)-2'-O)-methyltransferase RlmB produces MLEALKAKGRSFTLIYIQKGKNESAIHDMVQLAKEQNIRLTYASKEILDQVSGTLKHQGVVGLGGSKRYHTIDQLLEYSKETGEEPFFFILDELEDPRNLGAIIRTAEGAGVHGIIIPIRRSAGITETVAKTSAGAIEYVRVAQVVNIVQTIEFLKSRGIWIYGLEGEAKTSYDRLDYRTPVAFVLGGEGKGLRQLVRQNCDMTVSLPMRGKIQSLNVSTTAGIIAYEALRQRMKATKHA; encoded by the coding sequence ATGCTAGAAGCGCTCAAGGCGAAGGGGAGATCCTTCACCCTGATTTATATTCAAAAGGGAAAAAATGAAAGCGCGATTCACGATATGGTTCAGTTGGCAAAAGAACAGAATATCCGCCTGACTTACGCTTCGAAAGAAATTCTCGATCAAGTTTCCGGCACATTGAAACATCAGGGAGTGGTTGGTCTTGGCGGGTCAAAGCGTTATCATACGATCGATCAGCTTCTGGAATATTCGAAAGAGACCGGAGAGGAACCATTCTTTTTTATTCTGGACGAACTTGAAGATCCGAGAAATCTGGGTGCGATTATTCGTACCGCGGAAGGTGCGGGGGTTCATGGCATTATCATCCCCATTCGACGATCAGCAGGAATTACTGAAACAGTTGCAAAAACCTCCGCGGGAGCCATAGAATATGTCCGGGTCGCCCAGGTTGTCAATATAGTCCAAACGATTGAATTTCTAAAAAGCCGGGGTATCTGGATCTACGGACTGGAAGGTGAAGCAAAGACTTCCTACGATCGACTCGATTACAGGACGCCGGTTGCATTTGTGTTAGGGGGAGAGGGAAAGGGTTTGCGCCAGCTTGTTCGGCAGAACTGTGACATGACCGTTTCATTGCCAATGAGGGGTAAAATTCAATCTTTAAATGTTTCAACCACTGCGGGGATTATCGCCTATGAAGCCCTCCGCCAGAGAATGAAAGCGACGAAACATGCTTAA
- the ffh gene encoding signal recognition particle protein, whose protein sequence is MLNELSDKLNAIFKKIRGVGVLREENITEALREVRLALLEADVHFKVVKGFVDSVKEKAIGQKVMESLTPGQQMIKIVYDELAQLLGGQQAKIPMSSRPPTRFMLVGLQGAGKTTTAGKLALFYKKEGKRVLLVPADPYRPAAKSQLEFLGKQIDVTVDSSDLNEPVLIVANAIKRAEREGFELVIIDTAGRLQMDEALMMELQEIKKLAQPDEILMVADGMIGQEAVKVVEGFHQRLGVTGIILTKMEGDARGGALLSMKQVTGMPVRFMGTGEKLEMLEFFYPDRMASRILGMGDVLSLIELAQENFDKSEAENVARKLQTNQFTLSDFKEQIKQFKKLGSIEKVLSMIPGAGQLKLKGDMAMPEKEFVRIEAIIDSMTLKERDNPGVINGSRRKRIAKGSGTSVQEINKLLKQFMEAKKMMKTLSGKGGARNLWRSISSMKG, encoded by the coding sequence ATGCTTAATGAACTCAGCGATAAGTTAAACGCGATCTTCAAGAAAATCCGGGGAGTGGGTGTTTTAAGAGAAGAGAACATCACCGAAGCGCTCAGAGAAGTCCGACTGGCCCTTCTTGAAGCCGATGTTCATTTTAAGGTGGTGAAAGGTTTTGTCGATTCAGTCAAAGAGAAGGCCATAGGCCAAAAGGTCATGGAAAGTCTGACTCCGGGTCAGCAGATGATCAAAATTGTCTATGATGAGCTGGCTCAATTGTTGGGTGGACAACAGGCAAAAATTCCGATGTCTTCCCGTCCTCCCACCCGATTCATGCTGGTCGGTTTGCAGGGAGCGGGGAAGACGACGACTGCCGGAAAGCTGGCCTTATTCTACAAGAAAGAGGGAAAACGAGTCCTCTTGGTTCCGGCAGACCCCTATCGTCCCGCCGCGAAATCCCAGCTGGAGTTTCTTGGAAAACAGATCGACGTTACGGTTGATTCGTCGGACCTGAACGAACCCGTCCTGATCGTGGCCAATGCCATAAAAAGAGCGGAAAGAGAGGGTTTTGAACTCGTCATTATCGATACGGCGGGCCGGCTCCAGATGGATGAAGCCCTGATGATGGAGCTTCAGGAAATAAAAAAACTTGCCCAACCTGATGAAATTCTGATGGTGGCTGACGGAATGATCGGCCAGGAAGCGGTCAAAGTCGTGGAAGGTTTTCATCAAAGGTTAGGGGTGACCGGAATTATTTTAACTAAAATGGAAGGGGATGCAAGAGGCGGTGCGCTCCTTTCGATGAAACAGGTCACCGGAATGCCAGTACGATTTATGGGGACTGGCGAAAAGCTGGAAATGCTGGAATTTTTTTATCCTGACCGGATGGCTTCACGAATTCTTGGGATGGGCGATGTGCTTTCACTTATTGAACTGGCCCAGGAGAATTTTGACAAGAGCGAGGCTGAAAACGTCGCCAGGAAACTTCAGACCAATCAGTTCACTCTGTCCGATTTTAAAGAGCAGATCAAACAGTTTAAGAAACTCGGTTCGATTGAAAAAGTCCTTTCCATGATTCCCGGAGCCGGACAATTGAAACTCAAAGGGGATATGGCGATGCCTGAAAAGGAATTTGTAAGAATTGAAGCGATAATTGATTCAATGACCCTGAAGGAGCGTGACAATCCCGGAGTGATCAACGGCTCAAGGCGGAAGCGTATTGCGAAAGGAAGCGGAACTTCCGTTCAGGAGATCAACAAGCTTCTCAAGCAGTTTATGGAAGCAAAGAAAATGATGAAAACCTTAAGCGGCAAGGGCGGAGCGAGAAATCTATGGCGTTCAATATCTTCAATGAAAGGTTAA
- a CDS encoding diguanylate cyclase, giving the protein MAFNIFNERLKSLFDFTSDGVIILDHAMKIVEINPAAEAMTGWKASERRGSPFPYEKLISLDPAQKKETGVDLFNTAESRHDLEMEVTLLHGNKLHLPATSFPISGEGGEQFFGLILENILMKEGVVENLIRQERLDEMTGLLHKDYFQQVSGDEIRRMNKNGGTLGAILIQIKNLDKIREKFGSVKGSETIKKVGSLVKGNSRDIDLVCRYDENEFLVLLINSDTAKMSIILRRLKEKLVHSNKSAHFPAPVRIRLGNVLVNDHYEEIFKAVKLSLDKFV; this is encoded by the coding sequence ATGGCGTTCAATATCTTCAATGAAAGGTTAAAGTCTTTATTTGACTTTACTTCAGACGGAGTGATTATTCTCGATCATGCGATGAAAATCGTCGAGATTAATCCCGCGGCCGAAGCCATGACCGGTTGGAAGGCATCTGAAAGAAGAGGGTCTCCATTTCCGTATGAAAAACTGATTTCCCTGGATCCCGCCCAAAAAAAAGAAACAGGCGTTGACCTCTTTAATACGGCCGAGAGCCGCCATGACCTGGAAATGGAAGTGACCCTTCTTCATGGCAATAAACTTCATCTTCCCGCGACCAGCTTTCCGATTTCCGGTGAAGGAGGGGAGCAATTTTTTGGTTTGATCCTTGAAAATATCTTAATGAAAGAGGGGGTTGTTGAGAATTTAATCCGACAGGAACGATTGGACGAGATGACCGGCCTCCTCCATAAGGACTATTTTCAACAGGTCTCAGGGGATGAAATAAGAAGAATGAACAAGAACGGTGGAACCCTCGGAGCAATTCTGATTCAAATCAAGAATCTGGACAAGATCCGGGAGAAGTTTGGCTCCGTCAAAGGAAGCGAAACGATCAAAAAGGTGGGAAGCCTGGTTAAGGGCAATTCCAGAGATATCGACCTGGTCTGCCGTTATGACGAAAACGAGTTTCTGGTCCTGCTCATTAATTCGGATACTGCCAAAATGAGTATCATTCTAAGGCGGCTCAAAGAAAAACTGGTTCATTCGAATAAAAGCGCCCATTTTCCTGCTCCGGTTCGGATCCGGTTGGGAAACGTGCTCGTGAATGACCACTATGAGGAAATCTTTAAAGCGGTTAAACTCTCGCTTGATAAATTTGTATAA
- the rpsP gene encoding 30S ribosomal protein S16 — MAVTVRLSRAGRHKRPFFRIVATDSRSPREGRFLEVLGTYDPSKKEENCLVNAEKVQYWLGQGATISDTVKSLLQKKGLFKKA; from the coding sequence GTGGCAGTAACGGTTAGATTATCAAGGGCGGGAAGGCACAAGAGGCCTTTTTTTAGAATTGTGGCAACAGATTCCAGATCTCCGAGAGAAGGAAGATTTCTTGAGGTGTTAGGGACTTACGATCCTTCGAAAAAAGAAGAAAATTGCCTGGTTAATGCTGAGAAAGTCCAATATTGGTTGGGTCAAGGGGCTACCATTTCCGACACCGTCAAGAGCCTTTTGCAAAAGAAAGGTTTATTTAAAAAAGCATAA
- a CDS encoding KH domain-containing protein yields the protein MRHLIEHIAKSLVDKPGDVVVRETDGEKTTIIELKVHQEDLGKVIGKQGRTARSMRTILNAAGIKLGKRCVLEILE from the coding sequence ATGAGGCACCTGATTGAGCATATCGCTAAATCCCTTGTCGATAAACCTGGAGATGTTGTTGTGAGAGAGACGGATGGAGAAAAGACCACCATTATTGAATTGAAAGTACATCAGGAAGATTTGGGGAAAGTCATCGGAAAACAAGGTCGAACTGCCCGTTCGATGAGGACCATTCTTAATGCCGCCGGGATCAAACTCGGAAAAAGATGCGTTCTTGAGATCTTGGAATAA
- the rimM gene encoding 16S rRNA processing protein RimM, whose product MLSSRIEGEFAYLKLEGIENKESTADLLGKEFLIPVDQLKPPGEGTYYPFQILGFDVWSEENELIGKLTEIYLNPNQSLYEIKSGKKEYLVPATKNFIKKIDLVEKKIVIHLIEGMLD is encoded by the coding sequence ATTCTCTCGTCTCGAATCGAAGGTGAGTTCGCTTATTTAAAACTTGAAGGAATTGAGAATAAGGAGAGTACTGCGGATCTTCTTGGAAAAGAATTTCTGATTCCCGTCGATCAGTTGAAACCTCCGGGAGAAGGTACCTATTATCCGTTTCAGATTCTGGGGTTTGATGTTTGGAGCGAAGAAAACGAACTGATTGGAAAATTGACAGAAATTTATTTGAATCCGAACCAGTCACTTTATGAAATCAAATCTGGAAAAAAGGAATATCTGGTCCCGGCGACGAAGAATTTTATAAAGAAAATTGATCTGGTTGAGAAGAAAATAGTCATTCATCTCATCGAGGGGATGCTTGATTGA
- the trmD gene encoding tRNA (guanosine(37)-N1)-methyltransferase TrmD — MKAKIVTLFPEMIRPVLRQSILKRAIEGKFLEVEVLDLRDFSRNKHCQVDDAPYGGGAGMVISSEPVFELFESIKSEAPFRTILLSPGGRPFNQNMAEALSRETKCLLFLCGHYEGIDERVRVALQPEEISVGDYILTGGELPALILLDAITRLIPGVLGDQESLKEESFNADLLEYPHYTRPFESGGIKVPAVLLSGNHEEIRRWRLKESLRKTLEQRPELLEQKELTPEEKSFLDELKLEKTSDLKRV; from the coding sequence ATGAAAGCGAAAATCGTAACCCTGTTTCCAGAGATGATCAGGCCAGTGCTTCGGCAGAGCATCTTGAAACGGGCGATCGAAGGGAAATTTTTAGAAGTAGAGGTTCTGGATCTCCGGGATTTTAGCCGGAATAAGCATTGCCAGGTGGATGATGCCCCCTACGGCGGAGGGGCGGGAATGGTTATTTCTTCTGAACCGGTTTTCGAACTTTTCGAGTCGATAAAGTCAGAAGCTCCTTTTAGAACGATCTTACTTTCACCAGGAGGGAGGCCCTTTAATCAAAATATGGCCGAAGCGCTAAGCCGGGAGACAAAATGTCTCCTTTTCCTTTGTGGCCATTATGAAGGAATCGATGAAAGAGTCCGTGTTGCGCTTCAACCTGAAGAAATTTCTGTGGGCGACTATATCCTGACGGGAGGAGAACTCCCGGCATTGATTCTACTGGATGCAATCACGAGGCTGATCCCGGGCGTCCTGGGCGATCAAGAGTCACTTAAAGAAGAATCATTTAATGCAGATCTTCTGGAATATCCACATTATACCCGGCCTTTCGAGAGCGGGGGCATTAAGGTGCCTGCCGTCCTTTTATCCGGTAACCATGAGGAGATCCGAAGATGGCGATTAAAAGAGTCTTTGAGGAAAACACTTGAGCAAAGGCCTGAACTTCTGGAACAGAAAGAACTCACACCGGAAGAAAAGAGCTTTTTAGACGAGCTAAAATTAGAAAAAACGAGTGATTTGAAAAGAGTTTAG
- the rplS gene encoding 50S ribosomal protein L19, giving the protein MNQKERIEKGLITKENASFKIGDTVNIHVKVIEGEKERIQIFKGVVIARRWTLNRETFTVRKVSYGVGVERIFPLHSPFVEKIEVLREGRVRRAKLYYLRGKKGKAARIAEKASFGAEESIVVASPVASEKVEPLEKVPS; this is encoded by the coding sequence ATGAATCAAAAAGAACGCATTGAAAAGGGGCTGATCACCAAAGAGAACGCCTCATTTAAGATTGGGGATACCGTCAATATTCATGTCAAGGTGATCGAGGGTGAGAAGGAAAGAATTCAGATATTCAAAGGGGTTGTGATAGCCCGCAGATGGACGCTTAACCGGGAAACGTTTACAGTCAGAAAAGTCTCCTATGGTGTGGGTGTCGAGCGTATTTTCCCGCTCCACTCTCCTTTTGTTGAAAAAATTGAAGTCCTGAGAGAAGGTAGAGTCCGGCGAGCCAAACTCTATTACCTCAGAGGGAAAAAAGGCAAAGCCGCACGTATCGCCGAAAAGGCGAGTTTTGGGGCCGAAGAATCCATTGTCGTGGCTTCGCCGGTGGCTTCCGAAAAAGTGGAACCACTCGAAAAGGTTCCTTCCTAG